Proteins encoded within one genomic window of Solibaculum mannosilyticum:
- a CDS encoding phosphoglycerate kinase, which yields MSALNKKTIEDIDVNGKRVLVRCDFNVPFDAEGNIADPKRITEALPTIKYLASHGARVILCSHLGRPKGEFNMKYSLAPVAAYLSKVLGQDVKMAKDVVGESAKSLAAELKDGDIMLIENVRFHKEEEKNDPEFSKQLASLAEIYVNDAFGTAHRAHSSTTGVASYLPAVCGYLIQKEISIMGGALENPKRPFVAILGGAKVSDKIGVINNLLDKVDTLIVGGGMAYTFYKAQGHHIGTSICEEDKLDLANSILAKAKEKKVNFLLPIDNRVGKEYKEDTDHQVVHSTEIPEGWMGLDIGPDTEALYAKAIEGAGTVVWNGPMGVSEWENFASGTRAVATAVANSGAISIIGGGDSAAAIEKLGFADKMTHISTGGGASLEFLEGKTLPGIAALNDK from the coding sequence ATGTCAGCTTTGAACAAAAAGACCATTGAAGACATTGATGTCAATGGCAAGCGCGTGCTCGTTCGCTGCGACTTCAACGTCCCCTTTGACGCAGAGGGCAATATTGCCGATCCTAAGCGTATCACCGAGGCTCTTCCCACCATTAAATATCTCGCTTCTCACGGCGCCCGTGTGATCCTCTGCTCCCATCTGGGCCGTCCGAAGGGCGAATTTAATATGAAATATTCCCTGGCTCCTGTGGCTGCATACCTCTCCAAGGTGCTGGGCCAGGATGTCAAAATGGCTAAAGATGTTGTAGGCGAATCGGCCAAATCCCTGGCTGCTGAGCTGAAAGACGGCGATATCATGTTGATCGAAAACGTCCGCTTCCATAAGGAAGAGGAAAAGAATGATCCTGAGTTCTCCAAACAGCTGGCTTCCCTGGCTGAGATCTATGTCAACGACGCCTTCGGCACTGCTCATCGCGCTCATTCTTCCACCACTGGCGTCGCTTCCTATCTGCCGGCTGTGTGCGGCTACCTGATCCAGAAGGAAATCTCCATCATGGGCGGCGCTCTGGAAAATCCGAAGCGTCCCTTCGTCGCCATCCTGGGCGGCGCCAAGGTTTCCGATAAGATCGGCGTTATCAACAACCTGCTCGACAAGGTTGATACTCTGATCGTCGGCGGCGGTATGGCTTACACCTTCTACAAGGCTCAGGGCCATCACATCGGCACCTCCATCTGTGAAGAAGATAAGCTGGATCTGGCCAACTCCATCTTGGCCAAGGCCAAGGAAAAGAAGGTCAACTTCCTGCTGCCCATCGACAACCGTGTTGGTAAAGAGTACAAAGAGGATACCGACCATCAGGTTGTCCACTCCACGGAGATCCCTGAGGGTTGGATGGGCCTGGATATCGGCCCTGATACCGAAGCACTTTATGCAAAGGCCATTGAAGGAGCCGGCACAGTTGTGTGGAACGGCCCCATGGGCGTCTCCGAGTGGGAGAACTTCGCCAGCGGTACAAGAGCTGTTGCAACTGCTGTCGCCAATTCCGGCGCCATCTCCATCATCGGCGGCGGCGATTCGGCTGCTGCCATCGAGAAGCTGGGCTTTGCCGATAAGATGACCCATATCTCCACCGGCGGCGGCGCTTCCCTGGAGTTCCTGGAGGGCAAGACCCTTCCCGGCATCGCTGCTCTGAACGACAAATAA
- the tpiA gene encoding triose-phosphate isomerase: protein MNKALRKAVIAGNWKMNKNRQEAATLIGELKEKVAGAGCDVVICVPYTNLETALSNTNGSNIKVGAENCHWAKSGAFTGEVSADMLAEMGVQYVIIGHSERRQYFGETDVTVQQRVRAALDAGLTVILCVGEMLEQREQGVTSELVAMQTKIALGGVSEEEMARIIIAYEPVWAIGTGRTATAEQANEVCKLIRDTIASLYSQKVADATTIQYGGSMNAGNAADLLAQPDVDGGLIGGASLKAPDFAAIVEAASK from the coding sequence ATGAATAAAGCTCTTCGTAAAGCCGTCATCGCCGGCAACTGGAAAATGAACAAAAACCGTCAGGAGGCTGCCACTCTCATCGGTGAACTGAAGGAAAAAGTGGCAGGCGCTGGCTGTGACGTCGTCATCTGCGTGCCCTACACCAATCTGGAAACCGCTCTCTCCAACACCAATGGTTCCAACATCAAGGTCGGCGCTGAAAACTGCCACTGGGCTAAATCCGGCGCTTTTACCGGTGAAGTCTCGGCCGATATGCTGGCTGAAATGGGCGTCCAGTACGTTATCATCGGCCACAGCGAACGCCGTCAGTACTTCGGCGAAACCGATGTTACCGTCCAGCAGCGTGTCCGTGCCGCTTTGGATGCCGGCTTGACCGTTATCCTGTGCGTCGGCGAGATGCTGGAACAGCGCGAACAAGGCGTCACCAGCGAACTGGTCGCCATGCAGACCAAGATCGCTTTGGGCGGCGTTTCGGAAGAGGAAATGGCTCGCATCATCATCGCTTACGAGCCGGTTTGGGCTATCGGTACCGGACGTACTGCCACTGCCGAACAGGCCAATGAAGTGTGCAAGCTGATCCGCGATACCATCGCATCCCTCTACAGCCAGAAGGTTGCCGATGCCACCACCATCCAGTACGGCGGTTCCATGAACGCCGGCAATGCTGCCGATCTGCTGGCTCAGCCCGATGTGGACGGCGGTCTCATCGGCGGCGCTTCTCTGAAGGCTCCTGACTTTGCTGCCATCGTGGAAGCTGCTTCTAAATAA
- the gpmI gene encoding 2,3-bisphosphoglycerate-independent phosphoglycerate mutase has protein sequence MKKPLVLTIMDGFGLNPSDYGNAIVEANTPNLDKLFAENPHTQIGASGLNVGLPDGQMGNSEVGHTNIGAGRVVYQELTRITKSIEDGDFFQNEALVGAVDHCLKEGTDLHLMGLLSDGGVHSHNSHLYGLLELAKRKGLSRVYVHCLMDGRDVPPTSGKDFVAELVAKMEEIGVGKVATVMGRYYAMDRDNRWERVEKAYAACVYREGVQESDPVEAVAHSYEQDITDEFIVPAVIEGGTAIKANDSVIFFNFRPDRAREITRTFVDPDFNGFERKNGFFPLHYVCFTQYDATMPNVTVAFHPQSLKNTLGEYLSDLGKTQLRIAETEKYAHVTFFFNGGVEKQYEGEDRVLIPSPKVATYDLQPEMSAYEVCDAVCERILSGNYDVVILNFANCDMVGHTGVEEAAIKAVEAVDTCMGRVADAVKKMDGVLLVTADHGNADQMKEPDGSPFTAHTTWPVPFIVVGRDCKLREGGRLADIAPTMLDIMGIPQPAEMDGVSLIQK, from the coding sequence ATGAAAAAGCCTCTCGTGCTCACCATTATGGACGGTTTTGGCCTCAATCCTTCCGACTACGGCAACGCCATTGTGGAAGCCAATACCCCTAATTTAGACAAGCTGTTCGCTGAGAATCCACACACCCAGATCGGCGCATCCGGCCTTAATGTGGGCCTTCCGGACGGACAAATGGGCAATTCCGAGGTGGGACATACCAACATCGGCGCCGGCCGCGTGGTATACCAAGAGCTGACCCGTATCACCAAGTCCATTGAGGACGGCGACTTCTTCCAGAACGAAGCATTGGTTGGCGCTGTGGATCATTGCCTTAAAGAAGGCACCGATCTGCATCTGATGGGCCTTTTGTCGGACGGCGGCGTTCACAGCCACAATTCCCACCTGTACGGCCTGCTGGAGCTTGCAAAACGCAAGGGCCTCAGCCGCGTCTATGTCCACTGCCTCATGGATGGCCGTGACGTCCCCCCCACCTCCGGCAAGGATTTCGTCGCCGAGCTGGTGGCCAAGATGGAGGAAATCGGCGTGGGCAAAGTGGCCACTGTGATGGGCCGTTACTACGCCATGGACCGTGACAACCGTTGGGAACGTGTTGAAAAGGCTTATGCCGCCTGCGTCTATCGCGAGGGGGTACAGGAATCCGATCCGGTGGAAGCGGTAGCCCATTCCTACGAGCAGGATATCACCGATGAATTTATCGTTCCAGCCGTCATCGAGGGTGGCACTGCCATCAAGGCAAACGATTCGGTCATTTTCTTTAACTTCCGTCCTGACCGCGCCCGTGAGATCACCCGTACCTTTGTGGATCCTGACTTTAACGGTTTTGAGCGCAAGAATGGTTTCTTCCCCTTGCACTATGTGTGCTTCACCCAGTACGACGCCACCATGCCCAATGTGACGGTGGCTTTCCATCCCCAGTCCCTGAAGAATACCCTGGGTGAATATCTCTCCGACCTGGGCAAGACTCAGCTTCGTATCGCCGAAACGGAAAAGTACGCCCATGTCACCTTCTTCTTCAACGGCGGTGTGGAAAAGCAATATGAGGGTGAGGACCGCGTTCTGATTCCTTCCCCCAAGGTTGCAACCTACGACCTCCAGCCCGAGATGAGTGCCTACGAAGTGTGTGACGCTGTGTGTGAACGCATCCTGAGCGGCAATTACGATGTAGTTATCCTCAACTTTGCAAACTGCGATATGGTAGGTCATACCGGTGTAGAGGAAGCCGCTATCAAGGCGGTGGAAGCAGTGGACACCTGCATGGGCCGTGTAGCCGATGCCGTCAAGAAGATGGACGGCGTATTGCTGGTCACCGCCGACCACGGCAATGCCGATCAGATGAAGGAACCGGATGGTTCTCCCTTCACCGCTCATACCACCTGGCCCGTTCCCTTTATTGTAGTGGGCCGCGATTGCAAACTGCGTGAAGGCGGCCGTCTGGCCGATATCGCCCCCACCATGCTGGACATCATGGGAATCCCCCAACCGGCTGAGATGGACGGCGTAAGCCTCATTCAAAAATAA
- a CDS encoding argininosuccinate synthase codes for MQKQYKKVVLAYSGGLDTSVIIPWLKEHYGCEVIAVAANVGQGDFELEGLEEKAIKTGASKCYIEDLTKEFVEDFIVPTLKAGAVYEGKYLLGTSFARPIIAKRLVEIAKKEGADAIVHGCTGKGNDQVRFELTIKAFAPTMDIIAPWRFWELDSREKEIAYAEEHNIPLKINRETNYSKDKNLWHLSHEGLDLEDPANEPLYDQILEMGVTPEKAPDVPTYVTIGFDKGTPVSVDGVKMTPVEILTKLNELGGANGVGIVDMVENRLVGMKSRGVYETPGGSILYFAHQSLEEICLDKETQHYKMQMAIKFSELVYNGLWYTPLREAMSAFVDSTQQTVTGEVKLKLYKGNIMNAGMTSPYSLYSEEIATFGEDNVYDQADSAGFINLFGLPLKVKALLDEKKIK; via the coding sequence ATGCAAAAGCAGTACAAGAAAGTTGTCCTCGCTTATTCCGGTGGATTGGATACGTCGGTTATCATCCCATGGCTCAAGGAGCATTACGGATGCGAGGTCATCGCTGTGGCCGCCAATGTGGGCCAAGGTGACTTCGAGCTGGAAGGCCTGGAGGAAAAGGCCATCAAGACCGGCGCTTCCAAGTGCTACATCGAGGATCTGACCAAGGAATTTGTGGAGGACTTTATCGTCCCCACCCTGAAGGCCGGCGCCGTCTATGAAGGCAAATATTTGCTTGGTACCTCCTTTGCCCGTCCTATCATCGCCAAACGCTTGGTGGAAATCGCCAAAAAAGAAGGCGCCGATGCCATTGTCCACGGCTGCACCGGCAAGGGCAACGATCAGGTCCGTTTTGAACTGACCATTAAGGCCTTCGCCCCCACGATGGATATCATCGCTCCCTGGCGGTTCTGGGAACTGGACAGCCGTGAAAAGGAAATCGCCTACGCGGAAGAGCACAACATCCCCCTGAAGATCAATCGGGAGACCAACTATTCCAAAGATAAAAACTTATGGCATCTGTCCCACGAGGGTCTGGATCTGGAGGACCCGGCCAACGAGCCCCTATATGATCAGATCCTGGAGATGGGCGTCACCCCGGAAAAGGCTCCGGACGTCCCCACTTACGTCACCATCGGTTTTGACAAGGGCACCCCAGTATCGGTGGACGGCGTCAAGATGACCCCGGTGGAAATCCTCACCAAGCTCAATGAACTGGGCGGCGCCAACGGCGTGGGCATTGTGGACATGGTGGAGAACCGTCTGGTGGGCATGAAGAGCCGCGGCGTATACGAGACACCCGGCGGCAGCATCCTTTATTTTGCCCATCAGTCCCTGGAAGAGATCTGCCTGGACAAGGAAACCCAACATTATAAAATGCAAATGGCCATCAAGTTCAGCGAACTGGTTTACAACGGCCTGTGGTACACCCCCCTGCGGGAAGCCATGAGCGCCTTTGTGGACAGCACCCAGCAGACCGTCACCGGTGAAGTCAAGCTCAAGCTGTACAAGGGCAACATCATGAACGCCGGCATGACATCTCCCTATTCCCTCTACTCGGAGGAAATCGCCACCTTTGGGGAAGATAACGTCTACGATCAGGCCGATTCGGCTGGATTTATCAACCTCTTTGGCCTGCCTCTCAAGGTCAAGGCCCTGCTGGATGAGAAGAAGATCAAGTAA
- the argH gene encoding argininosuccinate lyase — translation MKMWAGRFSKEADARVNDFNSSIRFDSRMVEQDCKGSIAHAQMLAAQGIISKEDAHLIVEGLTGLYKDLQEGTLLFDPNAEDIHMFLEEQLTKRIGDAGKRLHTARSRNDQVALDLRLYLREEASQIFDLLHELASQFTNLAGEHLETVMPGYTHLQRAQPVTFGHHLMAYANMLARDMGRLQDAAARMNFSPLGCCALAGTTYPIDRQMTAHALGFDGICQNSLDGVSDRDFCIELASCLSLVMMHLSRFSEEMVSWCSWEFKFIELDDAFATGSSIMPQKKNPDVSELIRGKTGRVYGDLMSLLSMMKSLPLAYNKDMQEDKEAIFDAVDTVKLCLTTMIPMVSTMTVLGDNMRAAAAKGFINATDCADYLTKKGIPFRDAYKCTGGLVALCIEKGLTLETLPLSDYQAACPVFGEDIYEAISLTTCVKGRTSEGGPSPQSVQKQIDWMQDFLQSHKTLWDHN, via the coding sequence ATGAAGATGTGGGCCGGACGGTTCTCCAAAGAGGCCGATGCACGGGTCAACGACTTCAATTCCTCCATCCGTTTTGATTCCCGGATGGTCGAGCAGGATTGTAAGGGATCCATTGCCCATGCCCAGATGTTGGCCGCCCAGGGCATCATCTCCAAAGAGGATGCCCATCTCATCGTGGAGGGGCTCACTGGACTTTATAAGGATCTACAGGAGGGTACGCTGCTCTTTGACCCCAATGCCGAAGACATCCATATGTTCCTGGAAGAGCAGCTGACAAAACGCATCGGGGATGCCGGTAAACGCCTCCACACCGCCCGCAGCCGCAACGATCAGGTCGCTTTGGATTTGCGTCTGTATCTGCGGGAGGAAGCGTCCCAGATTTTTGATCTCCTTCATGAACTGGCTTCCCAATTCACCAATTTAGCCGGGGAGCATCTGGAAACCGTCATGCCTGGATACACCCATCTCCAGCGCGCCCAGCCGGTGACCTTTGGCCATCATCTGATGGCCTACGCCAACATGCTGGCCCGGGATATGGGTCGGCTCCAGGATGCCGCAGCCCGGATGAACTTCTCCCCTCTGGGATGCTGCGCCTTGGCGGGCACCACCTATCCCATCGACCGGCAGATGACGGCCCATGCTTTGGGCTTTGACGGCATCTGTCAAAACTCCTTGGACGGCGTCTCCGACCGGGATTTTTGTATTGAACTGGCGAGCTGTCTCTCCCTTGTGATGATGCACTTGTCCCGCTTTTCCGAGGAGATGGTATCCTGGTGCTCGTGGGAATTTAAATTCATCGAGCTGGACGACGCCTTTGCCACCGGTTCCTCCATCATGCCTCAAAAGAAGAATCCCGATGTATCGGAGCTCATCCGGGGCAAAACCGGCCGGGTATACGGCGATTTAATGTCCCTGCTTTCCATGATGAAAAGCCTCCCCTTGGCTTATAATAAGGATATGCAGGAGGACAAAGAAGCCATTTTCGACGCAGTGGATACCGTCAAGCTGTGCCTTACCACCATGATCCCTATGGTGTCCACCATGACGGTGCTGGGGGACAACATGCGCGCCGCTGCCGCCAAAGGATTTATCAACGCCACCGACTGCGCCGATTATCTCACTAAAAAGGGCATTCCCTTCCGGGACGCCTACAAATGCACCGGCGGCTTGGTCGCCCTGTGCATTGAGAAGGGGCTTACTCTGGAAACCCTTCCTCTCTCCGATTACCAGGCCGCCTGTCCTGTCTTTGGAGAGGATATCTACGAGGCCATCAGTCTCACAACCTGCGTCAAAGGACGGACCAGCGAGGGCGGACCCTCCCCTCAATCGGTACAGAAGCAGATCGATTGGATGCAGGATTTCTTACAGAGTCACAAAACCCTTTGGGATCACAATTGA
- the argC gene encoding N-acetyl-gamma-glutamyl-phosphate reductase, whose protein sequence is MDNIKVGVIGATGYAGLELVRLLLGHPDVKVEAVSSVSFEGKEISEVYPQLTGLFDKVLTDDIQVVDRCQVIFGSLPHGLSEPIARRCVDGGKLFIDMGADFRLKKESDYVQWYGGSYQDTALHQMAVYSIPELHRSLVPGAKLIANPGCYVTSVCLGLAPLYQEKIVLPDSLIIDAKSGATGAGRGLTLNTHYTECNEAFAPYKVAAHRHTPEMEQVLSELNGAPVTLTFVPHLLAVNRGIVSTMYLSLADGWDEDKVRELYGQFYEKERFVKLLPKGDIANLKNVKYSNYCHISLHSDPRTGRLIVVSTIDNMVKGAAGQAIQNMNLALGLKEETGLCMTPPAF, encoded by the coding sequence ATGGATAACATAAAAGTAGGCGTCATCGGCGCCACAGGATATGCCGGTCTGGAATTGGTCCGGCTGCTTTTGGGCCATCCGGACGTAAAGGTGGAGGCCGTCTCGTCGGTGAGCTTTGAGGGGAAGGAAATCAGTGAGGTATATCCCCAGCTCACCGGTTTGTTCGACAAAGTATTGACCGATGACATCCAAGTGGTGGATCGATGCCAGGTGATATTTGGCTCCCTTCCCCACGGACTGTCGGAACCCATCGCCCGCCGCTGCGTGGACGGTGGAAAACTGTTTATCGATATGGGCGCTGACTTCCGTTTAAAAAAGGAATCGGATTATGTCCAGTGGTACGGGGGATCCTATCAGGATACCGCTCTTCATCAGATGGCGGTCTATTCCATCCCGGAACTGCACCGATCCCTGGTCCCCGGCGCCAAGCTGATCGCCAATCCAGGCTGTTATGTCACGTCGGTATGTCTGGGACTGGCCCCCTTGTATCAGGAAAAAATCGTCTTGCCGGATAGTCTCATCATCGATGCTAAGTCCGGAGCTACCGGCGCCGGACGGGGCCTTACCCTCAACACCCACTACACCGAGTGCAACGAAGCCTTCGCCCCCTATAAAGTGGCCGCCCACCGCCACACCCCGGAGATGGAACAGGTGTTGTCGGAACTGAACGGCGCGCCGGTCACCCTCACCTTTGTCCCCCATCTGCTGGCCGTCAACCGGGGGATTGTATCCACCATGTATCTCTCTCTGGCGGACGGCTGGGATGAGGACAAGGTCCGGGAGCTCTATGGGCAGTTTTATGAGAAGGAACGGTTTGTGAAGCTCCTGCCCAAAGGGGATATCGCCAATCTGAAAAATGTCAAATACAGCAACTACTGCCACATTTCCCTGCACAGCGATCCCCGCACCGGACGCCTCATTGTGGTGTCCACCATCGACAATATGGTCAAGGGTGCGGCTGGACAGGCCATTCAGAATATGAACCTGGCCTTGGGACTCAAGGAGGAAACCGGACTTTGCATGACGCCGCCGGCGTTTTAA
- the argJ gene encoding bifunctional glutamate N-acetyltransferase/amino-acid acetyltransferase ArgJ: MPYQWMEGDVCAPKGFQAAGVHCGIRKNRSKKDLALIFSSTMCTAASVYTANKVKGAPILVTQQHLKDGKAQAILCNSGNANTCNADGIDIANAMCKSAAQALGIREEDVVIASTGVIGQPLPLDPITAAMPALVSSLGSDGSPAAEAIMTTDTCPKQVAVQFSLGGKPCAIGGISKGSGMIHPNMATMLCFVTTDAAISSEMLQKAVKQVADETFNMISVDGDTSTNDMLTVLANGLADNPVITQPGHEYDTFVKGLMMVCRQLAKRMAADGEGATKLLECTVTGAPCKETARKVAKSVVCSTLFKAAMFGEDANWGRILCAIGYTDAPFDIDKVGVTLASEAGQIEVCRDGAGVPFSEEIAKTVLSEKEIQILISMDQGDEKATAWGCDLSYDYVKINGDYRT; encoded by the coding sequence ATGCCTTATCAGTGGATGGAGGGGGATGTCTGTGCCCCCAAAGGGTTCCAAGCGGCGGGAGTGCACTGCGGCATCCGCAAAAACCGCTCCAAAAAGGACTTGGCCCTCATTTTCAGCTCTACCATGTGCACCGCCGCATCGGTGTACACCGCCAATAAAGTAAAAGGCGCCCCCATTTTAGTGACACAGCAGCATCTCAAAGACGGCAAAGCCCAGGCCATCTTGTGTAATTCCGGCAATGCCAACACCTGCAATGCCGACGGAATCGATATTGCCAATGCCATGTGCAAAAGCGCCGCCCAGGCTCTCGGCATCCGGGAGGAGGATGTGGTCATCGCCTCCACCGGCGTCATTGGGCAGCCTCTTCCATTGGATCCCATTACGGCAGCCATGCCGGCGCTGGTGTCGTCTCTGGGTTCAGACGGCTCTCCCGCCGCCGAAGCCATCATGACCACCGATACCTGTCCCAAACAGGTAGCCGTACAATTTTCTTTGGGCGGCAAGCCATGCGCCATCGGGGGAATCTCCAAGGGCAGCGGTATGATCCATCCCAACATGGCCACCATGCTGTGTTTTGTCACCACCGACGCCGCCATCTCCAGCGAGATGCTGCAAAAAGCCGTCAAACAGGTTGCCGATGAGACCTTCAATATGATCTCTGTGGACGGCGATACCTCCACCAACGATATGCTGACCGTTCTAGCCAATGGATTGGCGGACAATCCAGTCATTACACAGCCGGGACACGAATATGATACTTTTGTGAAGGGTCTCATGATGGTGTGCCGTCAGCTTGCCAAAAGAATGGCGGCCGACGGTGAAGGCGCCACCAAGCTGCTGGAATGCACTGTCACCGGCGCCCCCTGCAAGGAGACGGCTCGAAAGGTGGCCAAGTCGGTGGTGTGTTCTACCCTCTTCAAGGCCGCCATGTTCGGCGAGGACGCCAACTGGGGCCGTATCCTCTGCGCCATCGGCTACACCGACGCCCCATTTGACATCGACAAGGTAGGCGTCACTTTGGCATCCGAAGCGGGACAAATAGAGGTCTGCCGTGACGGCGCCGGCGTTCCCTTCAGCGAAGAAATCGCCAAAACCGTACTTTCTGAGAAGGAAATTCAGATTCTCATCTCCATGGACCAGGGGGACGAGAAAGCCACTGCCTGGGGATGTGATCTCAGCTACGACTATGTGAAAATCAACGGGGACTACCGCACCTAA
- the argB gene encoding acetylglutamate kinase: MELNNSDKAQVLAQALPYIQKYYNKVVVVKYGGNAMINEDLKAAVMSDIVLLSLVGIRIVLVHGGGPEITETLNAMGRESRFVGGLRYTDEETVRVVQMVLAGKTNKDLVGLLQQNKGQALGICGIDGKTIQVKKIDKDVGFVGEITGVRTKLINDALNNGYIPVIATIGCDEQGAVYNINADAAAARIAAELHAESLILLTDIRGLLWDKEDESTLITSVNASEVPALTSRGIIQGGMIPKVECCVEAVRRGVRQANIIDGRVPHSILIELLTDEGLGTMFLG, encoded by the coding sequence GTGGAACTCAACAATTCAGACAAAGCCCAAGTATTAGCCCAGGCCCTCCCTTATATCCAGAAGTACTACAATAAAGTGGTGGTGGTCAAATACGGCGGCAATGCCATGATCAACGAGGACTTAAAGGCGGCCGTTATGAGCGATATTGTACTGCTGTCGCTGGTGGGAATCCGCATTGTGCTGGTTCACGGCGGCGGTCCGGAGATCACCGAAACCTTAAATGCCATGGGCAGGGAGAGCCGGTTTGTCGGGGGGCTGCGGTACACCGATGAAGAAACCGTCCGGGTGGTGCAGATGGTGCTGGCCGGCAAGACCAACAAGGATCTAGTGGGCCTTCTCCAGCAGAACAAAGGGCAAGCCCTTGGAATCTGCGGCATCGACGGCAAGACCATCCAGGTCAAAAAGATCGACAAAGACGTCGGATTTGTGGGGGAAATCACCGGGGTTCGGACAAAGCTTATCAACGACGCCCTCAACAACGGTTATATCCCCGTCATCGCCACCATCGGATGTGACGAGCAGGGTGCCGTATACAACATCAACGCCGATGCCGCAGCAGCCCGCATCGCAGCTGAACTCCATGCCGAAAGCCTCATCTTGCTCACCGACATCCGGGGACTTCTGTGGGATAAGGAGGATGAATCCACCCTCATCACCTCGGTCAATGCCAGCGAGGTGCCGGCCCTCACCAGCAGGGGAATCATCCAAGGCGGTATGATCCCCAAAGTGGAATGCTGTGTGGAGGCCGTACGCCGGGGCGTCAGACAGGCCAACATCATTGATGGACGCGTCCCTCACTCCATCCTCATCGAACTGCTCACCGACGAGGGCTTAGGCACCATGTTTCTGGGATAA
- a CDS encoding aspartate aminotransferase family protein produces the protein MDDLKTLDSRYLAGTYGRFDLQAVSGKGAVCTGLDGREYIDFTSGIGVNSLGWGDPDWVEAVSRQAAGLQHISNLYYTAPMIGLAQTLCTRTGMDKVFFCNSGAEANECMIKTARKYNADHYGKGRHTILALENSFHGRTITTLSATGQDVFHRYFDPFTDGFSFFQANDLSSFTAYLNGNHTIGGVLLELIQGEGGVVPLDQEFVQGIAKLCEEQDILLMVDEVQTGMGRTGKLLCCEHYGIRPNLVSLAKGLGGGLPIGAVLFDEKCADVLGPGDHGTTYGGNPVACAGAQVVLSKLTDSLLKEVEQKGQYMTEKVLSMPKVKSIEGKGMMLGITLDGDSKALAAACLEKGLMILTAKAKLRMLPPLTISYEEIDRGLTILNEVLSV, from the coding sequence ATGGATGATCTAAAAACATTGGACAGCCGTTATCTTGCCGGCACATACGGCCGGTTCGACCTTCAGGCAGTCAGCGGCAAAGGGGCCGTATGCACCGGTCTTGACGGCCGGGAATACATCGACTTCACCTCCGGAATCGGCGTCAATTCGCTGGGATGGGGGGATCCCGATTGGGTGGAGGCTGTAAGCCGTCAGGCGGCGGGCCTCCAGCATATCTCAAACCTCTATTATACCGCTCCCATGATCGGACTGGCCCAGACCCTCTGCACACGCACCGGCATGGACAAGGTTTTCTTCTGCAATTCCGGCGCAGAGGCCAACGAATGCATGATCAAAACCGCTCGGAAATACAATGCCGACCATTACGGCAAAGGCCGTCACACCATTCTGGCACTGGAAAACAGCTTTCACGGCCGCACCATCACCACCCTTTCGGCCACCGGTCAAGATGTATTTCATCGGTATTTCGATCCCTTTACCGACGGATTCTCCTTCTTCCAGGCCAATGATCTCTCCTCCTTTACCGCTTATCTAAATGGCAATCATACCATCGGCGGAGTCCTGCTGGAACTCATCCAGGGCGAAGGAGGCGTCGTCCCTCTGGATCAGGAATTCGTCCAAGGCATCGCCAAACTATGCGAAGAACAGGATATCCTCCTGATGGTGGATGAAGTACAGACCGGCATGGGACGCACAGGAAAGCTTCTGTGCTGCGAGCACTACGGCATCCGCCCCAATCTCGTGAGCCTTGCTAAGGGACTGGGCGGCGGGCTGCCCATCGGCGCCGTCCTATTTGATGAGAAATGTGCCGATGTCCTAGGCCCCGGTGATCACGGCACCACCTATGGCGGAAATCCTGTGGCCTGTGCCGGCGCTCAGGTGGTACTTTCCAAATTAACCGATTCACTGCTAAAAGAAGTGGAGCAAAAGGGACAGTATATGACAGAAAAGGTACTGTCCATGCCCAAGGTGAAAAGCATAGAAGGAAAAGGTATGATGCTGGGCATCACCCTGGACGGTGACAGCAAAGCTCTAGCTGCCGCTTGTTTGGAAAAAGGACTGATGATCCTAACCGCCAAGGCAAAGCTTCGGATGCTC